The Pseudofrankia inefficax genome window below encodes:
- a CDS encoding LLM class flavin-dependent oxidoreductase, with product MALGDVVFGFGAHSGFDTGPELLTLARQADRDGLDLFSLSDHPYLGERLDAYASIGFILGRTHRLAGFANVTNLPTRPAALLARTVTALSALSDGRLVLGVGAGGRWDRIADLGVPRLSPADAVVAFEEAIVLVRLLSGGGPPVTYHGRHYRVDQITPAPVPPPPVWTGSVGPRSLAVTGRVADGWIPGHAADWLSDRYRTSRPVIDEAAAAVGRDPGQIRTVFNLPGRITDRPLPSTRDRDGRWIGGSVGQWADELTVAVREHDAAGFLLFSPGGGTPDPTSLKNWATEIVPRVRAAIA from the coding sequence GTGGCTTTAGGCGACGTCGTCTTCGGCTTCGGGGCGCACAGCGGTTTCGACACCGGGCCCGAGTTGCTGACGCTGGCACGACAGGCCGATCGCGACGGTCTCGATCTCTTCTCGCTCTCGGATCATCCCTACCTCGGCGAGCGTCTGGACGCCTACGCCTCCATCGGTTTCATCCTGGGGCGTACCCACCGTCTCGCGGGCTTCGCCAACGTCACCAACCTGCCGACGCGGCCCGCCGCCCTGCTGGCCCGGACCGTGACCGCGTTGTCCGCGCTCTCCGACGGCCGCCTGGTCCTCGGCGTCGGAGCCGGCGGCCGGTGGGACCGGATCGCCGACCTGGGGGTTCCCAGGCTCTCACCGGCCGACGCCGTCGTGGCGTTCGAGGAGGCGATCGTGCTGGTGAGACTGCTGTCGGGTGGCGGCCCGCCGGTGACCTACCACGGCCGCCACTACCGGGTCGATCAGATCACGCCGGCGCCCGTCCCCCCGCCCCCCGTGTGGACGGGCTCCGTCGGCCCGAGATCCCTCGCCGTGACGGGGCGGGTCGCCGACGGCTGGATCCCCGGCCACGCGGCGGACTGGCTCAGCGACCGGTACCGGACCTCGCGCCCGGTCATAGACGAGGCGGCGGCGGCCGTGGGCCGTGACCCAGGTCAGATCCGGACCGTCTTCAACCTGCCCGGCCGGATAACGGACCGCCCACTGCCCAGTACCCGTGACCGCGACGGTCGCTGGATAGGCGGCTCGGTCGGCCAATGGGCCGACGAACTGACCGTCGCCGTGCGCGAACATGATGCCGCGGGCTTTCTGCTCTTCTCGCCGGGCGGCGGGACGCCGGACCCCACATCCCTGAAAAATTGGGCCACGGAGATCGTCCCGAGAGTCCGCGCCGCGATCGCCTAG
- a CDS encoding HNH endonuclease signature motif containing protein, whose amino-acid sequence MFDTPDGRDPPSHGESVCQLLDRPFFGLSPQATQNRPAAGRGPAAGDVAGSSFATAVLSSDRPPTENLLGRLGSVDGVFDEVLAGLAGCDASETLALAARLARLTARLEGLTVHTHVHLARQRPPNPAAGEAGEPYSSVAADELAAELGQSPRTMSSRLATAWDIAHDLPVALADLAAGLLDHTRLAALHGLTVCLTARQRAFVEATMLAGSRLASPPQWRRKIHRLVARLDPDAAAKRRRRAHTERRVAIDALDDGMACLTAVLSAEDSQAIYDRINQIARTDARTDGDSRSIDARRADVLAALLLGNRREHVTVELQVIACVGTLASLDENPAELVGYGPIPASVGRALAADAHWRRVLTDPETGTVLDLGHRRVPTPALARLVRHQQTRCVFPGCGMPATHADLDHTVAHTHGGRTALDNLGLLCRRHHRAKHRRDGWRLDQLQPGVFTWTSPTGRTYRVDSTSDEEGGRPADNTHSRPTSNSAFG is encoded by the coding sequence ATGTTCGATACGCCGGACGGCCGCGACCCGCCGTCCCATGGGGAATCAGTTTGCCAGCTCCTCGATCGGCCGTTCTTTGGCCTGTCGCCACAGGCAACGCAGAACCGACCCGCCGCTGGCCGCGGGCCCGCCGCCGGCGACGTTGCCGGTTCTTCATTCGCCACTGCCGTCCTTTCGTCGGATCGCCCGCCCACCGAGAACCTTCTCGGGAGGCTGGGGTCGGTGGACGGTGTGTTCGACGAGGTGCTGGCTGGGCTGGCGGGGTGTGACGCGTCGGAGACGTTGGCGCTCGCGGCCAGGCTTGCCCGGCTGACCGCCAGGCTGGAAGGCCTGACGGTCCACACCCACGTCCACCTCGCCCGCCAACGCCCGCCGAACCCCGCCGCAGGGGAGGCAGGCGAGCCGTACTCGTCCGTCGCCGCCGACGAGCTGGCCGCGGAGCTCGGGCAGTCACCTCGCACGATGTCCAGCCGGCTGGCGACCGCCTGGGACATCGCTCATGATCTTCCGGTCGCGCTGGCCGACCTGGCCGCGGGCCTGCTCGACCACACCCGGCTCGCGGCGCTGCACGGGCTCACCGTCTGCCTCACGGCCCGGCAACGCGCCTTCGTCGAGGCGACGATGCTCGCCGGCAGCAGGCTTGCCTCCCCACCCCAGTGGCGCCGCAAGATTCACCGCCTTGTCGCCCGGCTCGACCCGGATGCCGCCGCCAAACGCCGCCGCCGCGCCCACACCGAACGCCGCGTCGCCATCGATGCGCTCGACGACGGCATGGCCTGTCTGACAGCGGTCCTCAGCGCCGAAGACTCCCAAGCGATCTACGATCGAATCAATCAGATCGCCCGTACCGACGCCCGTACCGACGGCGATAGCCGCTCGATCGACGCGCGCCGCGCAGACGTTCTCGCCGCGCTGCTCCTGGGTAACCGGCGCGAACATGTCACCGTCGAACTCCAGGTCATCGCCTGCGTCGGCACCCTCGCCAGTTTGGACGAGAATCCCGCAGAGCTCGTCGGATACGGCCCCATTCCCGCGAGCGTCGGTCGCGCGCTGGCCGCCGATGCCCACTGGCGTCGCGTCCTGACCGATCCCGAAACCGGAACCGTCCTAGACCTCGGCCACCGACGAGTGCCCACCCCCGCACTGGCTCGCCTCGTGCGTCACCAACAGACTCGGTGCGTGTTCCCCGGCTGCGGTATGCCCGCAACCCACGCCGACCTCGATCACACCGTCGCTCACACGCATGGCGGCCGCACCGCCCTGGACAATCTTGGCCTCCTTTGTAGACGACACCACCGCGCGAAGCATCGCCGAGACGGCTGGCGCCTCGACCAGCTCCAGCCTGGCGTCTTCACCTGGACGAGCCCGACCGGTCGCACCTACCGGGTCGACAGCACCAGCGACGAGGAAGGCGGCCGTCCTGCCGACAACACGCACAGTAGGCCCACATCGAATTCCGCCTTCGGCTGA